In Tenrec ecaudatus isolate mTenEca1 chromosome 4, mTenEca1.hap1, whole genome shotgun sequence, a single window of DNA contains:
- the NDUFC2 gene encoding NADH dehydrogenase [ubiquinone] 1 subunit C2 yields MMTGRPGRVPLEFMPDEARSLPPPKLTDPRLLYAGFVGYCAGLLDNAIRRRPVLLTGVHRQLLYVTSSFVVGYFLTKRQDYLSAVRDHDTMAYIKSHPEDFPEKDKKKYAEILEEFYPVR; encoded by the exons ATGATGACCGGACGGCCGGGCCGAGTGCCCTTGGAGTTTATGCCGGACGAGGCCCGGAGCCTGCCCCCGCCCAAGCTGACCGACCCGCGGCTCCTCTACGCCGGCTTCGTGGGCTACTGCGCCGGCCTGCTGGATAACGCGATCCGGCGGAGGCCGGTGCTGCTGACGG GTGTGCACCGCCAGCTTCTGTACGTCACTTCCTCTTTTGTTGTTGGATATTTTCTTACTAAACGCCAAGACTATCTGTCTGCTGTGAGGGACCATGACACGATGGCCTATATAAAATCACATCCGGAGGACTTCCCTGAGAAAG ATAAGAAGAAGTATGCTGAAATTCTCGAAGAATTCTACCCAGTGCGTTGA
- the THRSP gene encoding thyroid hormone-inducible hepatic protein, with protein MQVLNKRYPKNCLLTALDRYSATVRNMEQVVMMPSLLRDVPPSERGGQRQAGAPDLYKYFTMLKAIHVDVDHGLLPREEWQAKVAKGMAEETEDKASETQEAKDKRMLDLEAQFHLHFSSLHHILTHLTLKAEEVTRKYQEITGQAM; from the coding sequence ATGCAGGTGCTCAACAAGCGCTACCCCAAGAACTGCCTGCTGACCGCCCTGGACCGGTACTCGGCCACTGTGCGCAACATGGAGCAGGTGGTGATGATGCCCAGCCTGCTGCGGGACGTGCCGCCCAGCGAGCGCGGAGGTCAGCGCCAGGCCGGTGCCCCCGATCTCTACAAGTACTTCACCATGCTCAAGGCCATTCACGTGGACGTGGACCACGGGCTGCTGCCGAGGGAAGAGTGGCAGGCCAAGGTGGCCAAAGGTATGGCGGAGGAGACTGAGGATAAAGCTTCTGAGACCCAGGAGGCTAAGGACAAGAGGATGTTGGACCTAGAAGCCCAGTTCCACCTGCACTTCTCCAGCCTCCACCACATCCTCACCCACCTGACCCTGAAAGCCGAGGAGGTGACAAGGAAATACCAGGAAATAACAGGACAGGCCATGTAG